The window AAAATGATTACTGCCTACAGAAACCACGTTCAGCCAATTGGTATGGGCGTTGACCCAAAAGCTGTCATGGCAGAACTATTAGGAAAAGTTACCGGAACTTCTAAAGGTATGGGAGGTTCTATGCACATCTTCTCTAAAGAAAAAGGATTTTATGGAGGACATGGTATTGTAGGAGCTCAAATCCCGGTTGGGGCAGGTATTGCTTTTGCTGATAAATATTTCAACACAGGTGGTGTTACCTTAACTTATTTTGGTGACGGTGCTGCCCGCCAGGGTTCTCTACACGAAGCTTTCAACATGGCAATGCTTTGGAAACTACCTGTTGTATTTATTGTAGAAAATAACGGTTATGCGATGGGAACATCGGTAGAAAGAACCGCAAACCATACAGATATCTGGAAATTAGGATTGGGCTATGAAATGCCATGTGGTCCTGTTGACGGAATGAACCCGGTAAAAGTTGCCGAAGCAATGCACGAAGCCATCGACAGAGCGCGTCGTGGGGACGGACCAACTTTCCTGGAAATGAAAACATACCGCTACAGAGGACACTCTATGTCTGA is drawn from Flavobacterium lindanitolerans and contains these coding sequences:
- the pdhA gene encoding pyruvate dehydrogenase (acetyl-transferring) E1 component subunit alpha — encoded protein: MKEITKEVYLKWYEDMLLWRKFEDKLAALYIQQKVRGFLHLYNGQEAVLAGALHAMDLSKDKMITAYRNHVQPIGMGVDPKAVMAELLGKVTGTSKGMGGSMHIFSKEKGFYGGHGIVGAQIPVGAGIAFADKYFNTGGVTLTYFGDGAARQGSLHEAFNMAMLWKLPVVFIVENNGYAMGTSVERTANHTDIWKLGLGYEMPCGPVDGMNPVKVAEAMHEAIDRARRGDGPTFLEMKTYRYRGHSMSDAQLYRSKEEVEEYKKIDPITQVLDIIKENNYATEAEIEAIDERVKNLVEECAQFAEDSPFPDTQQLYDVVYEQENYPFLPHKL